One segment of Carya illinoinensis cultivar Pawnee chromosome 1, C.illinoinensisPawnee_v1, whole genome shotgun sequence DNA contains the following:
- the LOC122290484 gene encoding 40S ribosomal protein S15a-1, which produces MVRVSVLNDALKSMYNAEKRGKRQVMIRPSSKVIIKFLLVMQKHGYIGEFEYVDDHRSGKIVVELNGRLNKCGVISPRFDVGVKEIEGWTARLLPSRQFGYIVLTTSAGIMDHEEARRKNVGGKVLGFFY; this is translated from the exons ATGGTGCGAGTTAGTGTATTGAATGATGCTCTTAAGAGCATGTACAATGCGGAGAAACGTGGGAAGCGCCAGGTCATGATCAGGCCATCCTCAAAAGTGATCATCAAATTCCTTCTGGTTATGCAGAAGCATG GTTACATCGGGGAGTTTGAGTATGTTGATGACCACAGGTCTGGCAAAATTGTTGTCGAACTTAATGGAAGGCTAAATAAATGTGGGGTTATTAGTCCTCGATTTGATGTAGGTGTCAAAGAGATTGAAGGCTGGACTGCAAGGTTGCTCCCCTCTAGACAG TTTGGCTATATTGTGTTGACAACTTCTGCTGGTATCATGGATCATGAAGAGGCTAGGAGAAAAAACGTTGGTGGTAAAGTGCTTGGTTTCTTTTATTAG
- the LOC122290474 gene encoding trichohyalin-like, protein MDSQDLTSMYFTNLLSQDPQLDPTYGGQSGSSPLTLHDSPTQPPNEPIGVRKSVRGANFTPEEDKLLVSAWLNCSLDAVQGTDQKYSQLWEKIFEYFQQFKETTTERTIKSLIHRWSVIQKATNKFCAKLAQVEGLNQSGMTDQDKFDKAKVMYQALEKCSFQFEHCWHLLKDQPKWIWRTTKEDPKRRKTMSPSPTPTRCSGATIDSAFDMEADEVMENEVIELDRPIGRKAEKGKRKAQSKQAEENFQLRKMKYTLLEESRAQEKEFYRMKAEKIEYDKEKEEKKLRLEDERLRLEAEKMVIEREKELAKIRQEDERLRLEAQKVELATKESDQRIMMMDVSGMPELQRLYFQQLQREIMARRSTSQD, encoded by the exons atggattcacaagacTTGACTAGTATGTACTTCACGAACCTCCTTagtcaagatcctcaactcgacCCCACTTACGGTGGGCAAAGTGGAAGTTCTCCGTTAACCCTGCATGACTCTCCAACCCAACCCCCTAACGAGCCCATCGGCGTTAGGAAATCAGTGAGGGGTGCGAATTTCACCCCCGAAGAAGACAAATTACTTGTCTCCGCTtggctaaattgtagccttgatgccGTTCAGGGAACAGATCAAAAATACTCCCAACTCTGGGAAAAAATTTTTGAGTACTTCCAGCAATTTAAAGAAACCACAACTGAGCGGACAataaaatctctaattcatcggTGGTCGGTTATCCAAAAGGCCACGAACaaattttgtgcgaaactagcccaagttgaagggttaaatcaGAGTGGCATGACCGACCAAGACAAG TTCGACAAGGCCAAGGTTATGTACCAAGCGCTAGAGAAATGCTCTTTCCAATTTGAGCATTGCTGGCACCtgttgaaggaccaacctaagtggatttggcgcaccacaaaggaggatccaaaACGAAGGAAGACGATGTCCCCATCCCCGACCCCAACTCGATGTTCTGGCGCTACAATTGATTCAGCTTTTGATATGGAGGCGGATGAAGTCATGGAAAATGAAGTTATCGAGTTGGACCGACCAATTGGGAGgaaagctgagaaaggaaaacgaaaggccCAAAGCAAGCAAGCAGAGGAAAATTTCCAACTCaggaagatgaagtatactcttttggaggagtcacgcgctcaggagaaagagttttatcgaATGAAGGCCGAGAAGATTGAGTAtgacaaggaaaaagaggaaaaaaaattacgcCTTGAGGATGAACGACTGAGGTTGGAGGCCGAGAAGATGGTAATTGAGAGGGAAAAGGAGCTCGCCAAAATTCGTCAAGAGGACGAAAGGTTAAGGTTGGAGGCGCAGAAAGTGGAGCTAGCCACGAAAGAAAGTgatcagcgcattatgatgatggacgTGAGTGGCATGCCTGAACTGCAGCGGTTATACTTCCAGCAACTCCAGAGGGAAATCATGGCGAGACGCAGTACTTCTCAAGATTGA
- the LOC122301247 gene encoding uncharacterized protein LOC122301247, which produces MARTFFRKLLTYVSSEDDSDVHTEEVDGQSSRQRDNRQPRKFIRRDHAQGHERLFRDYFAENSVYPSNLFRRRFRMSRPLFLRILNEVESYEPYFVQIRDNAGRLGLSSMQKITAALRMLAYGVTGDFMDEYIRIDESTAMESLKRFSETIVNVFSDEYLRSPNANDIARLLLVGEQRGFPEMLGSIDCMHWKWKNCPAAWKGRAPAVNYTINGNDYTMGYYLADGIYPKWRTFVKTIPSPRGNKKKNFVKAQESARKDVERAFGVLQIVTQSYN; this is translated from the exons ATGGCTCGTACCTTCTTTCGCAAATTATTGACATACGTATCctctgaagatgatagcgatgttCATACTGAGGAGGTCGATGGACAGTCATCGAGGCAGCGTGACAATAGGCAACCACGTAAGTTTATTCGGCGTGATCATGCCCAGGGGCACGAGCGCCTATTTCGTGATTATTTCGCAGAAAATTcagtatatccctcgaatctatttcgaaggagatttcggatgagccgtcccctatttcttcgtattctaaatgaggtagagtcttaCGAGCCGTATTTCGTCCAGATAAGAGATAATGCCGGAAGACTcggtttatcttctatgcaaaaaataacCGCAGCCCTTAGAATGCTGGCGTATGgggttactggagattttatggatgaatacatacgtatcGATGAAAGCACTGCAATGGAGAGCCTAAAAAGATTCTCTGAGACAATAGTAAAtgttttttcagatgaatatttGCGGTCTCCAAATGCTAATGATATAGCCCGATTGCTGTTGGTTGGTGAACAACGAGGATTCCCAGAAATGCTCggaagcattgattgcatgcattggaagtggaaaaattgtcccgcagcgtggaaag GGCGTGCTCCTGCTGTCAATTACACTATCAATGGCAACGACTACACTATGGGGTATTACCTTGCGGAtggtatttatcccaagtggcgaacttttgtgaagacgattccatcaccacgagggaacaagaagaaaaattttgtgaaagcacaagaatccgcaagaaaagatgtcgagcgtgcattcggggtacttca AATTGTCACGCAATCATACAATTGA